One Cupriavidus oxalaticus genomic region harbors:
- a CDS encoding BrnT family toxin → MDITFDVAKDAANLSKHGLSLRVAAQLDWPAVMAGVDTRRDYREVREIGFGVIADRLYCVVFTQRGDAMHIISLRKANQREVRNYVEQT, encoded by the coding sequence ATGGACATCACCTTTGATGTAGCCAAGGACGCCGCCAATCTTTCCAAGCACGGCTTATCGCTACGCGTGGCCGCTCAACTGGACTGGCCAGCGGTCATGGCGGGCGTTGATACCAGACGGGACTACAGGGAGGTGCGCGAAATCGGCTTTGGCGTGATTGCCGATCGCCTCTATTGTGTGGTGTTCACTCAGCGTGGGGATGCGATGCACATCATCAGCCTGCGCAAGGCCAACCAACGCGAGGTACGAAACTATGTCGAGCAAACCTAA
- a CDS encoding acyltransferase family protein, producing the protein MSPRPSRLPCIDALKAVSSQLIVLHHLAFYGPMSDTAYRLAPGLVDWLYDYARIAVQVFLVISGFLAARSLAPHGRLEIREHPLAMLWRRYLKLVVPFAAALLLSIAGAALARQWMSHESIPAPAQLMQFLAHLTLLHNVLGVDALSAGVWYVAIDLQLFGLLLLALWAARTFAPRQAQAGAVAGIGVVALLALASLFWFNRDAAWDIWAVYFFGAYGMGTLAWWASNPGRLAMPLLVLGAVALAALSVDFRLRIAVALATALLLAVARRGGWMERWPRGHVIGFFGRISYSVFLVHFPVCLLANALVSNLAPGQPVLNALGMAAAWALSNVAGALFHRYVESASPLAALRAAWDWLSDARGSASRPTM; encoded by the coding sequence ATGAGCCCCCGTCCGTCACGCCTGCCCTGCATCGACGCGCTCAAGGCGGTCAGTTCCCAGTTGATCGTGCTGCACCACCTCGCTTTCTACGGTCCGATGTCCGACACGGCATACCGCCTCGCCCCGGGGCTGGTGGACTGGCTGTACGACTACGCCCGCATCGCGGTCCAGGTGTTCCTGGTGATCAGCGGCTTCCTGGCGGCGCGCAGCCTGGCACCGCACGGCAGGCTGGAAATCCGCGAACATCCGCTGGCGATGCTGTGGCGCCGTTACCTGAAGCTGGTGGTGCCCTTCGCCGCCGCGCTGCTGCTGAGCATCGCCGGCGCCGCGCTGGCGCGGCAGTGGATGAGCCATGAATCGATCCCGGCACCTGCGCAGCTGATGCAGTTCCTGGCGCACCTCACGCTGCTGCATAACGTGCTGGGCGTCGATGCGCTCTCGGCCGGTGTCTGGTACGTCGCGATCGACCTGCAACTGTTCGGCCTGCTGCTGCTGGCGCTGTGGGCGGCCCGCACCTTTGCGCCGCGCCAGGCACAGGCCGGTGCCGTTGCCGGCATCGGCGTGGTTGCGCTGCTGGCGCTCGCGTCGCTGTTCTGGTTCAACCGGGATGCCGCCTGGGATATCTGGGCGGTGTACTTCTTCGGCGCCTATGGCATGGGTACGCTGGCATGGTGGGCCTCGAACCCGGGCCGGTTGGCCATGCCGCTGCTGGTGCTCGGCGCGGTGGCGCTGGCGGCGCTGAGCGTCGATTTCCGCCTGCGTATCGCCGTGGCGCTGGCCACCGCGCTGCTGCTGGCGGTCGCCCGCCGCGGCGGCTGGATGGAACGCTGGCCGCGCGGCCATGTGATCGGCTTCTTCGGCCGCATTTCCTATTCGGTCTTCCTGGTGCATTTCCCGGTGTGCCTGCTGGCCAATGCGCTGGTGTCGAACCTTGCGCCGGGGCAGCCGGTGCTGAACGCGCTGGGCATGGCGGCTGCGTGGGCGCTGAGCAACGTTGCCGGCGCGCTGTTCCATCGCTACGTGGAAAGCGCAAGCCCGCTGGCCGCGCTGCGCGCGGCGTGGGACTGGCTGTCGGACGCGCGCGGCTCGGCGAGCCGTCCTACCATGTAA
- a CDS encoding GTP cyclohydrolase II translates to MSDHIVLTSHARRDKPAEPIHWGAPTAAERGPVIASLANPAQRNVIGTHAGAYAIYRALAVASGSLQRDHRPDLTDTAPAESIGPHPQWADPEKIVSLDPWGHLVSAVFADRIAAGVDIRPTIAVTRAHINMPELISAMAAGRLTPDGSILYANGDVRVTKAAVDPVWYLPGLAARFGIKESALRRGLFEQTGGMFPELVTRPDLKVFLPPIGGMTLYFFGDVSQLGKPETKVACRVHDECNGSDVFGSDICTCRPYLAHGIEVCIEMAQQGGVGLVVYNRKEGRALGEVTKFLVYNARKRQAGGDRAETYFARTECVAGVQDMRFQELMPDVFHWLGIRRIDRWASMSNMKHGALVAQGIEVVEQVAIPEALIPADARVEIDAKVAAGYFTHYTPPDADELALAKGRGLNE, encoded by the coding sequence ATGTCCGACCATATCGTCCTCACTTCGCACGCCCGCCGCGACAAGCCGGCCGAGCCGATCCACTGGGGTGCGCCCACCGCCGCCGAACGCGGGCCAGTGATCGCCAGCCTGGCGAATCCCGCGCAGCGCAATGTGATCGGCACCCATGCCGGCGCCTATGCCATCTACCGCGCACTGGCGGTCGCCAGCGGCTCGCTGCAGCGCGACCATCGTCCCGACCTGACCGATACCGCCCCCGCCGAGTCCATCGGCCCGCACCCGCAATGGGCCGATCCGGAAAAGATCGTCTCGCTCGATCCCTGGGGCCACCTCGTTTCCGCGGTCTTCGCCGACCGCATCGCGGCGGGCGTGGATATCCGCCCGACCATCGCCGTCACGCGCGCGCATATCAACATGCCCGAACTGATATCGGCGATGGCAGCCGGCCGGCTGACGCCGGACGGCAGCATCCTCTATGCCAATGGCGACGTGCGCGTGACCAAGGCCGCGGTCGATCCGGTCTGGTACCTGCCGGGGCTGGCGGCGCGCTTCGGCATCAAGGAAAGCGCGTTGCGGCGCGGCCTGTTCGAGCAGACCGGCGGCATGTTCCCCGAGCTGGTCACGCGGCCCGACCTGAAAGTGTTCCTGCCGCCAATCGGCGGCATGACGCTGTACTTTTTCGGCGACGTCAGCCAACTCGGCAAGCCCGAGACAAAAGTGGCCTGCCGCGTGCACGATGAATGCAACGGATCCGACGTGTTCGGGTCAGACATCTGTACCTGCCGGCCATACCTGGCACATGGCATCGAGGTGTGCATCGAGATGGCGCAGCAGGGCGGTGTCGGGCTGGTGGTCTACAACCGCAAGGAGGGCCGCGCGCTGGGCGAGGTGACCAAGTTCCTGGTCTACAACGCCCGCAAGCGGCAGGCGGGCGGCGACCGGGCCGAGACTTACTTTGCCCGCACCGAATGCGTGGCAGGCGTGCAGGACATGCGTTTCCAGGAGCTGATGCCGGATGTGTTCCACTGGCTGGGCATCCGCCGCATCGACCGCTGGGCGTCGATGAGCAACATGAAGCATGGCGCGCTGGTGGCGCAGGGCATCGAGGTGGTCGAGCAGGTGGCGATCCCCGAAGCCCTGATCCCGGCCGACGCCCGTGTCGAGATCGACGCCAAGGTGGCGGCGGGCTACTTTACGCACTACACGCCGCCGGATGCCGATGAACTGGCCCTGGCAAAGGGCAGGGGGTTGAACGAATGA